Proteins encoded within one genomic window of Cellulomonas flavigena DSM 20109:
- a CDS encoding extracellular solute-binding protein, giving the protein MRRPAVLLALALAAPLAACASADEGPPTLMWYINPDSGGQARIASECSEESGGAYRLEVTLLPRDAPSQREQLVRRLAAGDTSIDLMSIDPPFVPEFANADFLAEVPDDVADAVTQDVAEGAVAAATFDDELVVVPFWANTQLLWYRKSVAEAAGLDMTQPVTWDQVIQAAADQDVTVAVQGTRAESLTVWVNALVESAGGHVLENPEEEDPRAVVPSLDSDAGRTAAQIIADLTAAGVGGPQLSNATEDINASMFESDDAGFMVNWPFVWQRGKAGVEGGSLDQATLDDYGWAMYPQAVEGEQARPPIGGVTLGVSAFGEHQDLAFEAAQCIVQPEKQAAYYISDGNPPGSLAAFDDPEVQEEFPMADLIRESLQHAAPRPQTPFYNEVSSSIQRTWHPPRSVSPDSGPGRADTLVMDVLQGRALL; this is encoded by the coding sequence GTGCGACGACCTGCCGTCCTCCTCGCCCTGGCCCTCGCAGCGCCGCTGGCCGCGTGCGCGTCGGCGGACGAGGGCCCGCCGACGCTCATGTGGTACATCAACCCGGACTCCGGCGGGCAGGCGCGCATCGCGTCCGAGTGCAGCGAGGAGTCCGGCGGCGCGTACCGCCTCGAGGTGACGTTGCTGCCGCGTGACGCCCCGAGCCAGCGGGAGCAGCTCGTGCGCCGCCTCGCCGCCGGTGACACGTCGATCGACCTCATGAGCATCGACCCGCCGTTCGTCCCGGAGTTCGCCAACGCGGACTTCCTGGCCGAGGTGCCGGACGACGTGGCCGACGCCGTCACGCAGGACGTCGCCGAGGGGGCGGTGGCGGCCGCGACGTTCGACGACGAGCTCGTCGTCGTCCCGTTCTGGGCCAACACGCAGCTGCTGTGGTACCGCAAGTCGGTCGCCGAGGCCGCGGGGCTCGACATGACGCAGCCCGTCACGTGGGACCAGGTCATCCAGGCCGCGGCCGACCAGGACGTCACGGTCGCCGTGCAGGGCACGCGCGCCGAGTCGCTCACCGTGTGGGTCAACGCGCTCGTGGAGTCGGCCGGCGGGCACGTCCTGGAGAACCCCGAGGAGGAGGACCCGCGCGCGGTCGTCCCGAGCCTCGACTCCGACGCGGGCCGCACGGCCGCCCAGATCATCGCCGACCTCACCGCCGCGGGCGTCGGCGGGCCGCAGCTGTCCAACGCGACCGAGGACATCAACGCCTCGATGTTCGAGAGCGACGACGCGGGCTTCATGGTCAACTGGCCGTTCGTCTGGCAGCGCGGCAAGGCCGGCGTCGAGGGCGGCAGCCTCGACCAGGCCACGCTCGACGACTACGGCTGGGCGATGTACCCGCAGGCCGTGGAGGGCGAGCAGGCCCGGCCGCCCATCGGGGGGGTGACGCTCGGCGTCAGCGCGTTCGGCGAGCACCAGGACCTCGCGTTCGAGGCCGCCCAGTGCATCGTCCAGCCCGAGAAGCAGGCCGCCTACTACATCTCCGACGGCAACCCGCCCGGCTCCCTCGCGGCTTTCGACGACCCCGAGGTCCAGGAGGAGTTCCCCATGGCCGACCTCATCCGGGAGTCCCTGCAGCACGCGGCCCCGCGACCGCAGACACCGTTCTACAACGAGGTGTCCTCGAGCATCCAGCGCACGTGGCACCCGCCACGCAGCGTGTCGCCGGACTCCGGTCCCGGCAGGGCCGACACCCTCGTCATGGACGTGCTCCAGGGAAGGGCGCTGCTGTGA
- a CDS encoding carbohydrate ABC transporter permease, giving the protein MSAATTAVPAAAEAARGTRRRAPLSDRRRQEARLGLLLASPAIVVLLAVVGYPILQAVWDSLFNYKLTNPDARSFVGLGNYGLILSDPIWWQALGVTVLITVVTVVVELVLGFALALVMNNALGALRPGLRTAILIPYAIITVVSAFAFRFMFDLTSGFVNAWLPFVGDDTDWFASFGTAVTVISISEIWKTTPFISLLLLSGLAQVPGELQEAAKVDGATWWQRMRRVTIPNMKAAIMVALLFRTLDAFRIFDNIFIMTNGAAGTESVSFLAYRQTIQRLEIGIGSAVSVLLTIAVALIALMFVKGFKVNLAASTRAGR; this is encoded by the coding sequence GTGAGCGCCGCGACCACGGCCGTCCCGGCCGCAGCCGAGGCCGCGCGGGGCACGCGTCGCCGGGCGCCGTTGTCCGACCGCAGACGCCAGGAGGCACGGCTCGGCCTGCTGCTCGCCAGTCCCGCGATCGTCGTGCTCCTCGCGGTCGTCGGCTACCCGATCCTGCAGGCCGTCTGGGACTCGCTGTTCAACTACAAGCTCACCAACCCCGATGCCCGCTCGTTCGTCGGCCTCGGCAACTACGGGCTGATCCTCTCCGACCCGATCTGGTGGCAGGCCCTGGGCGTGACCGTGCTCATCACGGTCGTCACCGTGGTCGTCGAGCTCGTCCTCGGCTTCGCGCTGGCCCTGGTGATGAACAACGCGCTCGGCGCCCTGCGGCCGGGGCTGCGCACCGCGATCCTCATCCCGTACGCGATCATCACGGTCGTCTCGGCGTTCGCGTTCCGGTTCATGTTCGACCTCACCAGTGGGTTCGTGAACGCCTGGCTGCCGTTCGTCGGCGACGACACCGACTGGTTCGCGTCGTTCGGCACGGCCGTCACGGTCATCTCGATCTCGGAGATCTGGAAGACCACGCCGTTCATCTCGCTGCTGCTGCTCTCGGGCCTCGCGCAGGTGCCGGGCGAGCTGCAGGAGGCGGCGAAGGTCGACGGGGCCACGTGGTGGCAGCGCATGCGCCGCGTGACGATCCCCAACATGAAGGCCGCGATCATGGTCGCGCTGCTGTTCCGCACGCTCGACGCGTTCCGGATCTTCGACAACATCTTCATCATGACGAACGGCGCCGCCGGCACCGAGTCGGTGTCGTTCCTCGCCTACCGGCAGACCATCCAGCGCCTCGAGATCGGCATCGGCTCGGCGGTGTCCGTGCTGCTGACCATCGCCGTCGCGCTCATCGCGCTGATGTTCGTCAAGGGCTTCAAGGTGAACCTGGCGGCGTCGACGAGGGCGGGACGATGA
- a CDS encoding carbohydrate ABC transporter permease yields the protein MSARAKVWWWVGGIAIFLYCLFPVVWIVSLSLKAPADLDDGRFLPSSVSWQNYELILSGSASELFLPALRNSVGICLIATAIAVVLAALCAYAVARLDFPGKAFVLGLSLAVSMFPVISIVTPLFNIWRSVGLFDTWAGLVIPYLSITLPLSIWTLTAFFREIPWEMEQAAQVDGATTAQAFRKVIVPLAGPGVATTAIIAFFLAWNDFVYGISLTSTEAARPVPAALAFFTGASQFEEPTGAISAAAVIVTIPVVVLVLLFQRQIVAGLTQGAVKG from the coding sequence ATGAGCGCGCGCGCGAAGGTCTGGTGGTGGGTCGGCGGGATCGCGATCTTCCTGTACTGCCTGTTCCCCGTGGTGTGGATCGTCTCGCTGTCCCTCAAGGCGCCGGCCGACCTCGACGACGGGCGGTTCCTGCCGTCGAGCGTGTCGTGGCAGAACTACGAGCTGATCCTCTCGGGCTCGGCGTCCGAGCTGTTCCTGCCGGCGCTGCGCAACTCGGTGGGCATCTGCCTCATCGCCACCGCGATCGCCGTGGTGCTCGCCGCCCTGTGCGCGTACGCCGTCGCGCGGCTCGACTTCCCCGGCAAGGCGTTCGTGCTGGGCCTGTCGCTCGCGGTGTCGATGTTCCCCGTCATCTCGATCGTCACACCCCTGTTCAACATCTGGCGCTCCGTCGGGCTGTTCGACACATGGGCCGGTCTGGTCATCCCGTACCTGTCGATCACGCTGCCGCTGTCGATCTGGACGCTGACGGCCTTCTTCCGTGAGATCCCGTGGGAGATGGAGCAGGCCGCACAGGTCGACGGCGCCACCACCGCGCAGGCGTTCCGCAAGGTCATCGTGCCGCTGGCCGGGCCCGGCGTGGCGACCACTGCGATCATCGCGTTCTTCCTCGCGTGGAACGACTTCGTCTACGGCATCTCGCTGACGTCCACCGAGGCGGCCCGGCCCGTGCCGGCCGCGCTCGCGTTCTTCACCGGCGCCTCGCAGTTCGAGGAGCCCACGGGGGCGATCTCCGCCGCCGCCGTCATCGTCACCATCCCCGTCGTCGTGCTGGTGCTGCTGTTCCAGCGTCAGATCGTCGCCGGGCTCACCCAGGGCGCGGTCAAGGGCTGA
- a CDS encoding ABC transporter ATP-binding protein, with amino-acid sequence MAAITLSHVVKKYGDGYPAVNDVSLDIDDGEFVILVGPSGCGKSTLLRMVVGLEDISDGEIRIDGDVVNDKAPRDRKLAMVFQNYALYPHLSVFENIAFPLRLEKGRYPESEIRARVEKAADTLELREHLERKPANLSGGQRQRVAMGRAIVREARAFLFDEPLSNLDAKLRGQMRTEIARMQRRLGTTTLYVTHDQTEAMTLGDRVAVLKKGVLQQAASPRALYEQPVNLFVAGFIGSPPMNFLPGEVDGDVLRLPFADVPLTDALRSRVGDRELVIVGLRPEHLEDADTLDDETRGKGVTFEADVDVVEWLGAELYAYIPFETRDDVAATLAELDRDLDGEGMRTQLVAALGAESHARDGDVAELWFDPSRLLVFDPETGDNLTFDEEAARKADEDSVEERKRATERARKRAERTEAKERGSSDRDTAA; translated from the coding sequence ATGGCAGCGATCACGCTCAGCCACGTCGTGAAGAAGTACGGCGACGGCTACCCGGCGGTGAACGACGTGAGCCTGGACATCGACGACGGCGAGTTCGTCATCCTCGTCGGGCCCTCGGGTTGCGGGAAGTCGACGCTGCTGCGGATGGTCGTGGGGCTGGAGGACATCAGCGACGGCGAGATCCGGATCGACGGTGACGTCGTCAACGACAAGGCGCCGCGCGACCGCAAGCTCGCGATGGTCTTCCAGAACTACGCGCTCTACCCGCATCTCAGCGTCTTCGAGAACATCGCGTTCCCGTTGCGCCTCGAGAAGGGGCGGTACCCGGAGTCGGAGATCCGTGCGCGTGTCGAGAAGGCCGCAGACACCCTCGAGCTGCGCGAGCACCTCGAGCGCAAGCCCGCCAACCTCTCCGGCGGCCAGCGGCAGCGCGTCGCCATGGGCCGGGCGATCGTGCGCGAGGCCCGCGCGTTCCTGTTCGACGAGCCGCTGTCGAACCTCGATGCCAAGCTGCGCGGGCAGATGCGCACCGAGATCGCGCGCATGCAGCGCCGCCTGGGCACGACGACGCTCTACGTGACGCACGACCAGACCGAGGCCATGACGCTGGGCGACCGCGTCGCGGTGCTGAAGAAGGGTGTCCTGCAGCAGGCGGCGTCGCCGCGCGCACTGTACGAGCAGCCCGTCAACCTGTTCGTGGCGGGATTCATCGGATCCCCGCCCATGAACTTCCTGCCCGGAGAGGTCGACGGCGACGTGCTCCGGCTGCCCTTCGCGGACGTGCCGCTGACGGATGCGCTGCGGTCGCGCGTCGGTGACCGCGAGCTCGTCATCGTCGGGCTGCGGCCCGAGCACCTGGAGGACGCGGACACCCTCGACGACGAGACGCGAGGCAAGGGCGTGACGTTCGAGGCCGACGTCGACGTCGTCGAGTGGCTCGGCGCCGAGCTCTACGCGTACATCCCGTTCGAGACGCGCGACGACGTGGCCGCCACCCTCGCGGAGCTCGACCGCGACCTCGACGGCGAGGGCATGCGCACGCAGCTCGTCGCCGCGCTGGGCGCCGAGTCGCACGCCCGTGACGGGGACGTGGCCGAGCTGTGGTTCGACCCGTCCCGGCTCCTCGTCTTCGACCCCGAGACCGGCGACAACCTCACGTTCGACGAGGAGGCGGCGCGGAAGGCCGACGAGGACAGCGTCGAGGAGCGCAAGCGCGCCACCGAGCGGGCACGCAAGCGCGCCGAGCGCACGGAGGCCAAGGAGCGCGGGAGCTCCGACCGCGACACCGCCGCCTGA
- a CDS encoding DUF2087 domain-containing protein — MEEGATTRVCDAERFLVRGRWVTTPRRSTDRDTLLEHVAALLVAPGEELDEATLTARVAEIADDPVRVRRDLVESGLVGRRQDGSLYWRERRTAHDDEPAARRAG, encoded by the coding sequence ATGGAGGAGGGCGCGACGACGCGGGTCTGCGACGCGGAACGGTTCCTGGTGCGTGGGCGGTGGGTGACGACGCCCCGGCGGTCGACGGACCGGGACACGCTGCTCGAGCACGTCGCGGCGCTGCTCGTCGCGCCGGGCGAGGAGCTCGACGAGGCCACGCTCACCGCGCGCGTCGCCGAGATCGCCGACGACCCGGTGCGCGTGCGGCGCGACCTCGTCGAGTCCGGGCTCGTCGGGCGGCGGCAGGACGGCTCGCTCTACTGGCGCGAGCGGCGCACGGCCCACGACGACGAGCCGGCGGCCCGTCGCGCGGGTTGA
- a CDS encoding carbonic anhydrase has protein sequence MTAAATTPQTPAEAWAELCDGNRRFVEDRMLHPSQGIDRRTELSAEQHPFAVLFGCSDSRVAAEIIFDQGLGDLFVVRTAGHVLDTTVIGSIEYGTEVLSAPLVVVLAHDSCGAVAAATEAIAHGNPTPGFVQAVVDRVIPSIVRLTASGRPLESFDAATLGHEHVLHTARQLHAYSVALADAVAAGRTAIVAVEYTLADGRARLVEVIGDVGFGPGVVPQPEPLDVIEG, from the coding sequence GTGACCGCTGCCGCCACCACCCCCCAGACCCCCGCCGAGGCGTGGGCCGAGCTGTGCGACGGCAACCGCCGGTTCGTCGAGGACCGCATGCTGCACCCCTCCCAGGGCATCGACCGGCGCACGGAGCTCAGCGCCGAGCAGCACCCGTTCGCGGTGCTGTTCGGCTGCTCCGACAGCCGGGTCGCGGCGGAGATCATCTTCGACCAGGGCCTCGGCGACCTCTTCGTGGTCCGCACCGCCGGGCACGTCCTCGACACCACCGTCATCGGGTCGATCGAGTACGGCACCGAGGTGCTGTCGGCACCCCTCGTCGTCGTGCTGGCGCACGACTCGTGCGGTGCGGTCGCCGCGGCCACGGAGGCGATCGCGCACGGCAACCCGACGCCCGGCTTCGTGCAGGCGGTCGTCGACCGCGTCATCCCGTCGATCGTGCGGCTCACCGCCTCCGGGCGTCCGCTCGAGTCGTTCGACGCGGCGACGCTCGGCCACGAGCACGTCCTGCACACCGCGCGCCAGCTCCACGCCTACTCGGTGGCGCTGGCCGACGCGGTCGCGGCCGGCCGCACCGCGATCGTCGCGGTCGAGTACACGCTCGCCGACGGTCGCGCGAGGCTCGTCGAGGTCATCGGCGACGTGGGCTTCGGCCCCGGCGTGGTGCCGCAGCCGGAGCCGCTCGACGTCATCGAGGGCTGA
- a CDS encoding carbohydrate kinase family protein produces MSVTRTGRVPAGGAGAGRALVVGEALVDAVRHPDGSSAEHPGGSPANVALGLARLGRRADLLTWLGADARGDLVRRHLEASGVRVLHGDRTPAATPVATAHLDPAGVATYEFDLEWDLPSTWDEDADDALVVHTGSIAAVLTPGGPKVADLLGSRRATSTLTYDPNLRPALMGDPADVLPVVERLVRGVDVVKVSDEDLAWLQPGVAPAEIAETWVRTGPALVVVTHGGEGAFAVTSAGARLSVAAPRVTVADTVGAGDSFMGGLIDGLWSAGLLGAGRRAALHDVDADTVQAVLERCARIAAITVSRPGANPPTRVELDEPTTDAQPAVDATTPTLPTDPKGAGA; encoded by the coding sequence GTGAGCGTCACCCGGACGGGACGCGTGCCCGCGGGCGGCGCAGGCGCCGGGCGTGCGCTGGTCGTCGGCGAGGCGCTCGTCGACGCCGTGCGACACCCCGACGGCTCGAGCGCCGAGCACCCCGGTGGGAGCCCCGCCAACGTCGCGCTGGGTCTCGCGCGGCTGGGGCGGCGCGCGGACCTGCTGACGTGGCTCGGGGCCGACGCGCGTGGCGACCTGGTGCGACGCCATCTCGAGGCGTCGGGCGTGCGTGTGCTGCACGGTGACCGGACGCCGGCGGCGACACCCGTCGCGACCGCCCACCTGGACCCCGCGGGGGTCGCGACCTACGAGTTCGACCTCGAGTGGGACCTACCGTCGACGTGGGACGAGGACGCCGACGACGCGCTCGTCGTGCACACCGGCTCGATCGCGGCCGTCCTGACCCCCGGCGGCCCGAAGGTCGCCGACCTGCTCGGGAGCCGCCGCGCGACGTCGACGCTCACGTACGACCCGAACCTGCGCCCTGCGCTCATGGGTGACCCGGCCGACGTGCTGCCGGTGGTCGAGCGGCTCGTGCGCGGGGTCGACGTCGTCAAGGTGAGCGACGAGGACCTCGCGTGGCTGCAGCCGGGCGTCGCACCGGCGGAGATCGCCGAGACGTGGGTCCGGACCGGCCCGGCGCTCGTCGTCGTCACGCACGGCGGCGAGGGCGCGTTCGCGGTGACGTCCGCCGGAGCGCGGCTGTCGGTCGCGGCCCCGCGCGTCACCGTCGCCGACACCGTCGGCGCGGGTGACTCGTTCATGGGTGGGCTGATCGACGGGCTGTGGTCCGCCGGGCTGCTCGGCGCCGGCCGGCGTGCGGCGCTGCACGACGTCGACGCGGACACCGTGCAGGCCGTGCTGGAGCGCTGCGCGCGCATCGCGGCGATCACCGTCTCGCGGCCGGGCGCGAACCCTCCCACCCGCGTCGAGCTCGACGAGCCGACCACCGACGCCCAGCCGGCCGTCGACGCCACCACCCCCACCCTGCCCACCGACCCGAAGGGAGCCGGCGCGTGA
- a CDS encoding exodeoxyribonuclease VII small subunit gives MAPRETTAGGAPTASEPLPDPAALGYEQARDELGAIVARLESGAGTLEESLALWERGEALAARCQEWLDGARARLAAAREGAPGDEEADR, from the coding sequence GCCGGCGGCGCCCCGACGGCCTCGGAACCCCTGCCTGACCCCGCGGCTCTCGGCTACGAGCAGGCGCGCGACGAGCTCGGCGCGATCGTCGCGCGGCTCGAGTCCGGAGCCGGGACGCTCGAGGAGTCGCTCGCGCTGTGGGAGCGGGGTGAGGCGCTGGCCGCCCGCTGCCAGGAGTGGCTCGACGGCGCGCGGGCGCGTCTGGCCGCCGCGCGCGAGGGCGCGCCCGGCGACGAGGAGGCCGACCGGTGA